Proteins found in one Quercus robur chromosome 2, dhQueRobu3.1, whole genome shotgun sequence genomic segment:
- the LOC126702618 gene encoding putative B3 domain-containing protein At1g78640, with protein sequence MKKPMSVLQTKRNQEGKDGQNRELSLETLEAKKDNLTTDEIIVSSASESTEEEPIFHNFLPIPVNHQENVFETKTHTESEEVSTELKLGCSSYITQKSTANENLANSSLPATSSGNKRMKLDGHQVEKGEGSIGFDPWVIKKRITDSEIRGRLRLPAVGVKEHILPNWDKECVDSIKIGERFAVTVWDCDTESKHQLFFNKETGTNATYGFIGQWTEEFVSRRGLKKDDEIGLYWDRINKRFCFSILNRASSD encoded by the coding sequence ATGAAGAAGCCTATGAGTGTGCTACAAACCAAGCGAAaccaagaaggaaaagatggcCAAAACAGAGAACTTTCATTGGAAACACTTGAGGCCAAGAAAGATAATCTCACAACTGATGAGATTATTGTTTCCTCTGCTTCTGAAAGTACAGAGGAAGAACCTATCTTCCATAATTTTCTACCTATTCCAGTCAATCATCAAGAAAACGTGTTTGAAACCAAAACTCATACTGAATCTGAAGAGGTTTCAACAGAATTGAAGTTGGGTTGTAGTTCTTACATCACCCAGAAGAGTACAGCAAATGAAAACCTGGCCAATTCCTCTCTGCCAGCTACATCTAGTGGAAACAAAAGAATGAAACTTGATGGCCATCAAGTTGAAAAAGGAGAAGGGTCTATTGGTTTTGACCCTTGGGTTATCAAGAAGAGAATTACAGACAGTGAGATCCGAGGCAGGCTCCGTTTACCAGCAGTTGGCGTTAAAGAGCATATTTTGCCAAATTGGGATAAAGAATGCGTTGACAGTATTAAGATTGGGGAACGATTTGCTGTTACTGTTTGGGATTGTGATACTGAGTCCAAACATCAATTGTTCTTTAATAAGGAGACAGGTACTAATGCAACATACGGCTTCATTGGACAATGGACTGAAGAATTTGTGTCGAGGAGGGGCTTGAAGAAAGATGATGAGATTGGActttattgggatcgaatcaaTAAAAGATTCTGTTTTAGCATTCTCAATCGGGCTTCGAGTGATTAA